The Nitrospira sp. KM1 genome includes a window with the following:
- a CDS encoding sulfate ABC transporter substrate-binding protein, translating into MTISQRKDRVVAPTYFIAVALIISGIVWQPLPTQSAESVSLLNVSYDPTRELYQEFNAAFAKYWKAKAGTTVTIKQSHGGSSKQARAVIDGLEADVVTLALAYDIDAISEKAALLPANWQSRLPHDSAPYTSTIAFLVRKGNPKGIKDWKDLIKPGVSVITPNPKTSGVARWNYLAAWGYALKQSGGDEKKAQEFLSLLFKNVPVLDSGARGATTTFVERGIGDVLINWENEILLGGEGLGKDKFDIVVPPVSILAEPTVSLVDKTVDKHGTRAVAQAYLEYLYSEEGQEIAAKHSYRPRLQSVAAKQTKFPKVELFTLQELFGNWQNANKTHFADGGTFDKIYLQISK; encoded by the coding sequence ATGACTATTTCTCAACGAAAGGATCGTGTCGTGGCACCTACATACTTCATCGCTGTTGCCCTCATCATCAGTGGCATCGTCTGGCAGCCTCTTCCGACTCAATCCGCCGAATCGGTCTCCCTCCTCAATGTGTCCTATGACCCGACGCGCGAGCTGTATCAGGAATTTAATGCGGCATTCGCAAAATATTGGAAGGCCAAGGCCGGTACAACCGTAACGATCAAACAATCTCACGGCGGATCCAGCAAGCAGGCACGGGCCGTGATCGACGGACTCGAAGCCGATGTGGTGACGCTGGCTCTAGCCTACGATATCGATGCAATTTCTGAAAAGGCTGCTTTGCTTCCGGCCAACTGGCAAAGCCGCCTCCCACACGACAGCGCTCCCTACACATCAACCATCGCGTTCTTGGTCAGAAAGGGCAACCCCAAAGGCATCAAGGACTGGAAAGACCTGATCAAACCGGGCGTCTCCGTCATCACACCGAATCCCAAAACCTCCGGTGTCGCACGCTGGAACTATCTGGCCGCATGGGGCTATGCCCTCAAACAATCCGGCGGCGATGAGAAGAAGGCACAGGAATTTCTGTCCCTTCTTTTTAAGAATGTCCCGGTTCTCGATTCGGGAGCACGCGGAGCCACCACGACGTTCGTGGAACGAGGCATCGGCGACGTGCTGATCAACTGGGAAAATGAAATTCTTCTTGGCGGTGAAGGACTGGGAAAAGACAAATTCGATATCGTCGTGCCGCCGGTCAGCATCTTGGCAGAACCGACGGTGAGCCTTGTCGATAAGACGGTCGATAAGCACGGCACCCGAGCAGTCGCCCAAGCCTATCTCGAGTATCTGTACTCTGAAGAAGGTCAGGAGATTGCAGCCAAGCATTCCTATCGGCCGAGACTTCAGTCGGTGGCGGCAAAGCAGACAAAATTCCCCAAGGTGGAGCTGTTCACGCTCCAGGAATTATTTGGCAACTGGCAAAACGCCAATAAGACCCATTTTGCCGACGGTGGCACATTCGACAAGATCTATCTGCAGATATCCAAATGA
- a CDS encoding sulfate ABC transporter substrate-binding protein produces MLSLLASQCSEAATAGAEPHELLNVSYDVSREFYKAYNPAFEKYWLEKTGQTVTIKQSHGGSSAQARAVLGGLEADVVTMNQESDVTILSDVGKLLGANWRQRLPHGSVPWTSTIVFLVRKDNPKGIRDWADLTKPGVGVIMPNPKTSGNGRYSYLAAWGQILTRGGTDREAEEFVRRLLNNVPVLDSGGRGATTTFAQRGLGDALLTFEHEVSLIQKELGADRFDVVYPSASILTEGPVAVLDVIVDKHGTRKLAEAYLSYLYSEHGQELAATHHYRPRLASVAKKYAQLFPPVELFTADDVFGGWSRAIATHFTDGGTFDRLFQTRGDRSP; encoded by the coding sequence ATGTTGTCCTTACTCGCATCGCAGTGCTCGGAAGCGGCAACCGCCGGCGCAGAGCCGCACGAATTGCTGAACGTCTCCTATGACGTGTCCCGCGAATTCTATAAAGCGTACAATCCCGCTTTTGAGAAATATTGGCTGGAGAAGACCGGTCAAACCGTGACCATCAAGCAATCTCACGGCGGCTCAAGCGCCCAGGCGCGTGCAGTTCTGGGAGGTTTGGAAGCCGATGTCGTGACGATGAATCAAGAAAGTGACGTCACAATTCTCTCCGATGTCGGCAAATTGCTCGGGGCGAACTGGCGACAACGGCTGCCGCATGGCAGCGTGCCTTGGACGTCCACGATCGTCTTTCTAGTCCGGAAAGACAATCCCAAGGGCATTCGCGATTGGGCCGACCTTACCAAGCCCGGCGTGGGTGTCATCATGCCCAACCCGAAAACATCCGGCAACGGTCGTTACAGCTATCTGGCAGCATGGGGGCAGATTCTCACAAGAGGCGGGACCGATCGCGAGGCAGAAGAGTTCGTCCGGCGACTGTTGAACAATGTGCCGGTGTTGGATTCCGGCGGACGTGGAGCGACGACGACCTTCGCGCAACGCGGATTGGGGGATGCGCTGCTGACGTTCGAACATGAGGTTTCACTGATCCAGAAGGAATTGGGTGCCGATCGATTTGACGTGGTCTACCCATCAGCCAGCATCCTGACCGAGGGACCCGTCGCCGTTCTGGATGTCATAGTGGACAAACACGGCACGAGAAAGCTTGCCGAAGCCTATCTTAGTTACCTGTACTCCGAGCATGGCCAGGAATTGGCGGCTACCCATCACTATCGGCCACGGCTGGCTTCCGTGGCTAAAAAATATGCGCAGTTGTTTCCCCCTGTTGAACTATTCACAGCCGATGACGTCTTCGGCGGATGGAGTCGTGCTATCGCGACCCATTTTACGGACGGAGGCACATTTGACCGGTTATTTCAGACGCGCGGAGATCGTTCACCATAA
- the cysW gene encoding sulfate ABC transporter permease subunit CysW encodes MTTQAISRISHEEWKASLTSERALVRWILIAVALGYLTLFLFIPLAAVFTEALKHGLGAYFASFQDPDALAAIRLSLLAASLAVPLNAVFGIAAAWAIAKFEFVGKQFVITLIDIPLAVSPVISGLIYVLLFGAQGWLGPWLAQHDIRIIFALPGIVLATTFVTVPFIARELIPLMQSQGREEEEAALTLGASGWQTFMRVTLPNIKWSLLYGVILCNARALGEFGAVSVVSGHIRGLTNTLPLHVEILYNEYNAVGAFAVASLLTLLAIVTLIAKTIVERKTDPVRTTHAPDVHAQTGSHP; translated from the coding sequence ATGACGACACAAGCCATTTCGAGAATCAGCCATGAGGAGTGGAAAGCATCGCTCACAAGCGAACGGGCACTCGTTCGCTGGATCCTTATTGCCGTCGCGCTCGGATATCTCACTCTGTTCCTGTTCATCCCTCTCGCCGCAGTCTTTACCGAGGCGCTGAAGCACGGACTCGGCGCGTATTTCGCTTCATTTCAGGATCCGGACGCGTTGGCCGCCATCCGCCTCTCACTCCTGGCTGCCTCTCTTGCCGTGCCGCTCAACGCCGTCTTCGGCATTGCCGCCGCGTGGGCCATCGCCAAATTCGAGTTTGTCGGCAAGCAGTTTGTCATCACGCTGATCGATATTCCGTTGGCGGTTTCACCCGTCATTTCTGGATTGATCTACGTGCTGCTGTTCGGGGCACAGGGTTGGCTCGGACCGTGGCTGGCGCAGCACGACATCAGGATCATTTTTGCCCTGCCAGGAATCGTGTTGGCCACCACGTTTGTGACCGTTCCGTTCATCGCACGGGAACTCATTCCTCTTATGCAATCGCAGGGTCGGGAAGAAGAAGAGGCGGCTCTGACATTAGGCGCGTCAGGGTGGCAGACATTTATGCGGGTGACGCTGCCCAATATCAAATGGAGTCTGCTCTACGGGGTCATCCTCTGCAATGCGCGGGCATTGGGGGAGTTCGGCGCGGTTTCCGTCGTCTCCGGTCACATAAGAGGGTTGACCAATACCCTGCCCCTGCACGTAGAGATTCTGTATAACGAATACAATGCGGTCGGGGCGTTCGCAGTGGCGTCCCTCTTGACCTTGCTGGCGATCGTCACACTCATCGCCAAAACGATCGTCGAGAGGAAAACAGACCCCGTCCGGACGACGCACGCTCCTGACGTTCACGCACAGACAGGGAGTCATCCATGA
- a CDS encoding aspartate/glutamate racemase family protein, which translates to MICEFTNSSGHIGIVAGTAEGAALCYRILCTEMESSYNCIHPEVSLHTFPLRSYLSAVDRNDWIHVAALMSQSAAKLARAGATLIICPNNTLHLSYPFVTTPAPWLHIAQVVAAEAARRGFRRVGVLGTRTIMASSLYPDYLGKWGIECATPDWADQTRIHDIIMNELIPGRFTARSQVFLHDVLERFHTSGYDAAILGCTELPLIVIPETAPLPLLDSTRLLAQASLARILGPRAIQGQDRSRVRQNEGCMHVVDSANSL; encoded by the coding sequence ATGATTTGTGAATTCACCAATAGCAGCGGACATATCGGGATCGTGGCGGGAACGGCCGAAGGGGCGGCTCTCTGCTACCGCATCTTATGCACAGAAATGGAGTCCTCGTATAATTGCATACATCCCGAAGTCAGCTTACATACATTTCCGCTCCGCTCGTATCTGAGCGCTGTCGATCGGAACGATTGGATTCACGTGGCGGCGTTGATGTCCCAGTCCGCGGCCAAATTGGCCAGGGCGGGGGCGACCCTGATCATTTGCCCGAATAATACCCTGCACCTCTCCTATCCATTCGTGACGACCCCTGCGCCCTGGCTCCACATTGCACAGGTAGTGGCCGCCGAAGCCGCACGCCGGGGTTTCCGCCGTGTGGGCGTGCTTGGTACACGCACGATCATGGCCAGTTCCCTGTATCCAGACTACCTCGGCAAATGGGGCATCGAATGCGCCACTCCAGATTGGGCTGATCAGACACGCATTCATGACATCATCATGAACGAACTCATTCCTGGCCGCTTCACAGCACGCTCACAGGTATTCCTTCACGATGTGCTCGAGCGCTTCCACACATCCGGCTACGACGCAGCGATTTTGGGTTGTACGGAACTGCCCCTGATCGTGATTCCCGAAACTGCACCACTTCCACTCTTGGACTCGACGCGTCTCTTGGCCCAGGCCTCGCTTGCCAGGATATTGGGACCGCGGGCCATCCAGGGTCAGGACCGTTCGAGAGTCAGGCAAAATGAAGGATGCATGCACGTCGTAGACTCGGCGAATTCTCTATGA
- the cysT gene encoding sulfate ABC transporter permease subunit CysT, with translation MPLILKQPSVLPGFGLTLGFATLYFSLIVLIPLSGLVIKTSTLTWDQFWHTVTEPRALASYRLTFGASLVGALINGVFGSIVAWVLVRYRFPGRAIVDALVDLPFALPTAVAGIALTAIYASNGWIGRLLEPLGIKVAFTPLGVLVALTFIGLPFVVRTVQPVLQDLDREVEEAAATLGASRWQTFRAVIVPELWPALLTGIAMAFARAVGEYGSVIFIAGNMPMKSEITPLLIMTKLEQYDYSGATSLGVVMLVISFLLSLIVNLLQWWSTARHAGR, from the coding sequence ATGCCTTTGATACTCAAACAGCCCAGCGTGCTTCCGGGATTCGGCCTGACGCTCGGATTTGCAACACTGTACTTCAGTTTAATCGTACTGATCCCCTTGAGCGGACTGGTGATCAAAACCAGCACGTTGACCTGGGATCAGTTCTGGCACACCGTGACGGAACCTCGCGCCCTCGCTTCCTACCGTCTGACCTTCGGCGCCTCCTTGGTCGGGGCCTTGATCAACGGCGTGTTCGGATCAATCGTGGCCTGGGTTCTGGTCCGATATCGATTTCCCGGGCGTGCCATCGTGGACGCTCTGGTCGATCTCCCGTTCGCCCTGCCAACGGCGGTGGCGGGAATCGCGCTGACAGCCATCTACGCGTCGAACGGATGGATCGGCCGGCTGCTCGAGCCACTCGGCATCAAAGTGGCATTCACGCCGTTGGGGGTCCTGGTGGCGCTTACCTTCATCGGCCTACCATTCGTCGTGCGTACCGTCCAGCCGGTGCTGCAAGATTTGGATCGGGAGGTGGAGGAAGCCGCGGCCACGCTCGGAGCCAGCCGCTGGCAGACCTTTCGCGCCGTCATCGTGCCGGAGTTGTGGCCCGCCCTCCTGACCGGCATCGCCATGGCGTTCGCGCGGGCTGTGGGAGAATACGGATCGGTCATCTTTATTGCCGGAAACATGCCGATGAAATCCGAGATCACTCCCCTGCTGATCATGACGAAACTTGAGCAATACGACTATTCGGGAGCGACGTCATTGGGCGTCGTCATGCTCGTGATTTCATTCCTGCTTTCGCTGATCGTCAATCTTCTTCAGTGGTGGAGCACCGCCCGCCATGCCGGACGCTAA
- the thiS gene encoding sulfur carrier protein ThiS has translation MVVTVNGKPEETRASVLLDLLKEKTIEPQMVAVELNDAMIDRASLDSTPLRDGDRIEFLFYMGGGR, from the coding sequence ATGGTGGTGACCGTCAATGGCAAACCGGAGGAAACACGGGCATCTGTTCTCCTCGATCTGCTGAAGGAGAAAACTATCGAACCTCAGATGGTGGCAGTGGAATTGAACGATGCGATGATCGATCGGGCGAGTCTCGATTCGACGCCTCTTCGGGATGGGGACCGGATCGAATTTCTCTTCTACATGGGAGGGGGCCGGTGA
- a CDS encoding sigma-54-dependent Fis family transcriptional regulator, which yields MSSANAQASITIVKAKDPHALTLSTRASCLVFEDPASYALLERAQRIARSEATVLIIGETGTGKELIARHLHERSARHQGPFIAVNCAAITDSLMESELFGHERGAFTGAVASKAGWFETAHGGSLFLDEIGDLPLPLQAKLLRVVQEREVVPVGSRQPVAVDVRLIAATNVRLDEAVRAGRFREDLYYRLNVASLELPPLRQRTADVLPLAQHFLAEYGNRLGYSVVELSPSAARALLAYPWPGNIRELENTIHHALLVCSGSIVQPEDLRLPAARPPEITASTAPVRPARLEEGLRHLFDADTPDLYRLIDETVFQAAYEYCERNQLRTARLLGISRNIVRDRLLRYGLLKTQREHA from the coding sequence ATGTCCTCCGCGAACGCGCAAGCATCCATCACGATCGTCAAAGCGAAAGATCCTCACGCCCTGACACTTTCCACGCGTGCCAGCTGCCTGGTCTTCGAAGATCCGGCCTCATATGCACTTCTGGAACGCGCTCAGCGTATTGCCAGGAGTGAAGCGACCGTGCTGATCATCGGAGAGACTGGCACCGGCAAGGAGTTGATCGCCCGGCACTTGCACGAGCGGAGCGCTCGGCATCAAGGACCCTTCATTGCGGTGAATTGCGCGGCGATCACCGACTCGCTCATGGAGAGCGAGCTCTTCGGCCATGAGCGCGGCGCGTTTACGGGAGCGGTCGCCTCGAAAGCAGGATGGTTCGAAACCGCGCATGGCGGATCCTTGTTTCTTGACGAGATAGGAGATCTTCCTCTTCCGTTACAGGCTAAGCTGCTGCGCGTGGTTCAAGAGCGGGAAGTTGTGCCCGTTGGATCCCGGCAGCCTGTCGCCGTGGATGTCAGGCTGATCGCGGCCACCAACGTGAGGCTCGATGAGGCCGTAAGGGCCGGACGATTCCGGGAGGACCTGTACTACAGGCTCAACGTCGCATCGCTTGAGCTTCCTCCGCTAAGACAGCGAACCGCGGACGTATTACCGCTGGCCCAACACTTTCTTGCCGAATATGGAAACCGGCTCGGCTACTCCGTCGTCGAGCTTTCGCCGTCAGCTGCCCGCGCGTTGCTCGCCTATCCATGGCCCGGCAACATTCGTGAACTGGAGAACACGATTCATCATGCCCTGCTGGTCTGTTCAGGATCGATCGTACAACCCGAAGACCTGCGACTGCCCGCTGCCCGTCCGCCGGAAATCACGGCCTCCACTGCGCCGGTAAGACCGGCCCGGCTGGAGGAAGGACTCAGACATCTTTTTGATGCGGACACGCCAGATCTCTACCGGCTCATCGATGAAACCGTATTCCAAGCCGCATACGAGTATTGTGAGCGGAACCAGCTGCGCACCGCGCGCCTGCTGGGTATCAGTCGCAATATCGTCCGCGATCGGCTGCTGCGGTACGGACTACTCAAGACGCAGCGGGAGCATGCATGA
- a CDS encoding DUF2325 domain-containing protein codes for MSILVVGGDSVGTLAQGIAADTRTPINHWSGRKTRDLSRAIPKATDAVILILDRVNHALAKKVRVEAGRLGLPVYYRKRSRAVGSSVRQTTNLLGLHSYNGSLS; via the coding sequence GTGAGCATCTTAGTGGTGGGAGGCGATTCGGTGGGAACGTTGGCGCAAGGGATCGCGGCGGATACGCGGACACCTATCAACCATTGGAGCGGACGAAAGACCCGCGATCTGAGCCGGGCCATTCCCAAGGCAACTGACGCTGTCATCCTCATTCTGGACCGGGTCAACCATGCGCTTGCCAAGAAGGTACGCGTGGAGGCGGGACGACTGGGGCTTCCCGTTTATTATCGGAAACGAAGCCGAGCAGTGGGCTCATCTGTACGACAGACAACGAACCTGTTGGGTCTACATTCATACAACGGGTCACTTTCATGA
- a CDS encoding sulfate/molybdate ABC transporter ATP-binding protein, translating into MSIQVEHVTKRFGAFTVLKDVSIHVQRGELVALLGPSGCGKTTLLRILAGLERPDEGRILLNGTEVTDQRITERRVGFVFQHYALFRHLTVADNVAFGLNVLPRAQRPSADRIRDKVEELLSLVQLQAMANRYPNQLSGGQRQRVALARALAVEPKLLLLDEPFGALDAKVRKELRRWLRRLHDDLHITSILVTHDQEEALESADRIVVLNQGRIEQIGTPDEVYEQPATPFVYKFLGDVNVFHGRAPHEQPGVDVDHALLPVSGDGATGDQEVTFVRPHDLELSLNRTTPTQLEATVHTVINAGARVRLELNSKHVEQSIEVELTKDRYRELKIQQGDVVFLYPKQLQIFRIPDPLSP; encoded by the coding sequence ATGAGCATACAGGTTGAACACGTCACCAAGCGCTTCGGGGCCTTCACCGTGCTGAAGGACGTGAGCATTCATGTGCAACGCGGGGAACTGGTCGCCCTTCTTGGCCCGTCCGGCTGCGGAAAGACGACTCTCCTGAGAATTCTCGCAGGCTTGGAGCGGCCGGATGAAGGGCGAATTCTGCTCAATGGCACCGAAGTGACGGATCAGCGCATCACCGAACGCCGCGTCGGATTCGTGTTTCAGCATTATGCGCTGTTCCGTCACCTGACCGTCGCCGACAATGTGGCCTTCGGCCTCAACGTGCTTCCGCGCGCTCAGCGCCCCTCTGCGGATCGCATTCGGGACAAAGTCGAGGAACTGCTGTCGCTGGTCCAATTACAAGCCATGGCGAACCGCTATCCGAATCAACTTTCGGGTGGGCAGCGTCAGCGCGTGGCACTGGCGCGGGCTCTGGCCGTCGAACCAAAACTCCTTCTCCTTGACGAGCCGTTCGGAGCGTTGGACGCCAAGGTCAGGAAGGAGCTCCGGCGCTGGCTTCGGCGACTGCATGACGACTTACATATTACGAGCATACTCGTGACGCACGATCAGGAAGAAGCGCTGGAATCGGCAGACCGCATCGTCGTCTTGAACCAGGGCCGGATCGAGCAAATCGGAACTCCCGACGAAGTGTATGAACAGCCGGCCACACCCTTCGTGTATAAGTTCCTCGGTGACGTCAATGTCTTCCATGGCCGCGCCCCTCATGAACAGCCGGGTGTCGATGTCGATCACGCGCTCTTGCCGGTTTCCGGAGACGGCGCCACTGGTGATCAGGAGGTCACCTTTGTCCGGCCGCACGATCTGGAATTGAGCCTTAACCGGACGACCCCGACCCAGCTCGAAGCCACCGTACACACGGTCATCAACGCAGGAGCTCGGGTTAGGCTGGAATTGAATTCGAAGCACGTCGAGCAAAGCATCGAGGTCGAGCTCACCAAAGATCGATATCGCGAGCTCAAGATCCAACAGGGCGACGTCGTGTTTTTGTATCCCAAGCAACTCCAGATTTTCAGAATACCGGACCCGTTGTCACCCTGA